The Hippoglossus stenolepis isolate QCI-W04-F060 chromosome 1, HSTE1.2, whole genome shotgun sequence DNA segment GCATAATTAGCTAATGTTAACAGTGAACTAAAGTTAAAATAACCAGTTAATTTGTCAATTCAGTCACTTTCTAAACGTTCCAAATGAACTACATGGGTCCAGTGTTGTGGTCTCACCTTATCACACGTGTAGAAATGATAGTTAACTTAGTTCCCTGCACTGTCATCCacttaaaagtttgttttactACGAGTTAGCTCGTGGCTAGTTAAGCAATTAGCTAACTAGCATGAAGCGAGAGGATGCtacactgttgctatggtttcCCTCGCGCACTAACTCAGAGCGGTGGTTGAACTTGACCGGATCTATGTTCGATGTATCCCGAACACATGTCATTTGAACTTTATGAACACATGGAAATGAACggatacaactttattttaaaatgtgtggcTTTACACGTGTGAGGTGACGGAGAACGCGTCCGCTGCTGAGGTGGTGCTGACGCTGCTCCTCAGCATCACCGCCGCACCACACCCTCCtcacagcggcagcagcagcagcagtgaccgGCGGCATGATGCGGATCTCCCTGCTGGTTCTGGCCCTCGCCGCGGTCTGCGACGGCATCCTCCCCGAGATAGTTTACCCAGGAGTGGACCACATCCTGGAGGACTACTCGGCCCCAGGACAAACGGAGCCGGGCCGGCCGCTtgtggaggtggagcagctgcaggaggctccGCAGCAAAACCCCCAGGATGCGACTCACCCAGTAGGCAGACATCCGCCTTTTAAGCGCAGCTGTGTTTACGTCCCATAGCATTATCTCACTACTTATATAGAGAGCAGGGAGATGAGAGACACAGATTATCAGTCGGTATCGATTATTAtcatgtttagtttagtttagagactgattgttgctgctgcagtgaagaTTGTGGTTGAAACTCTTCTCAGaacatttgacaaatctgaGGTCACCATGcataagatagatagatgatagatagacagacagacagatagatagacagacagacagacagacagacagacagacagacagatagatagatagatagatagatagatagatagatagatagatttgtgtttcagcagcaggTCAAGGGCATTGCACATAGAGCGCAGTGAATGTAAGAAACataaaatgtactaaaaaaCGACATACTCCCTAAGTAAATGATACACAATAAAGTAATATAGTACACAGTATAGAACTAAATATAATAGAGCAACAACAAGAAGCACTATATTGATATATTGTTGTATTGCTGTTGATTTAAATTATATTGCGATATTTATTGATGTTGATTTATTGCCCAGTCCCACATATATATGAAGCTTTGTGGCAGAGGCATCAGTGGAAAGAATAAGAGAGTGACTTCTTAATGCATCTCTTCACTTCATATCTTTCTATCCTTTTCCAGAGGGACATCGACAGTGTGAGCCCCGATCCCGGTAACCTTCCTCCAGATCATCACAATGAATCCGCTTCTGATAAAGTGATTGATAATGAATCCGTCCACACATCATCAGTGGACCTGGTACGCTCATAAACAATAAGTGACTATAGTGTTTGATCCCCTTTGTGAATACAGCTTAACAAACGTCTCACCTTCTTCACACAGGAGAACCACAACGTTACCACCACAACTGTCCCATACAGTGACCTGGGCAACACCATTGATCATGTATGTTATcatgcatgtactgtacatagaGTCCAAGAGAAAATCGATCTTTAAACACAACTTTTCTTATGGACTACGACAGctcactgtaaaatatttaacatgaaACACCTGGACATTGGTGGCAGATGTTAATGTTTCTGTCTGGCAGCAGCATCACATCTGCTGACTTGGCACAGGCACACTGTGCATTTCATGTCCTCAGTCCTCTTTGCATGTGCATAATATTGAAGTTGAAAAATGCTGACATGCAGGTGCTTTGTGCATTGATTGAAATGGACACTGTGCAAAACTGTTGAAATTCCCTTTCAGTTCTTATGTGTGTTGTTGATAACATAGATTAagaaactgattttttttactgcagtcCAGTTTAAAGAGCAGCTTTCTGGTTACATCATTTAATTGACTTACATTGTTAAAGATAAAGGTAAAAAAATGATCTGACatgacatgcaaacacaatgagTGTGACACAATCTCAAAAGACAGGAGAAGTTAATAATTGTTAACTCTGAGACAAGAGTCTGTCCCAGTTACAAGAGGTAAAAAAGAACACTTCaggttttctgtctgtcttatTGCTACAAAGAAACTTCGGCGACCTAACAGCTTTATctttttacttctttatttAGCAATCTGGACAAAATGGtgcagtgtgtatttgttttaaatccagAGTTTCTCCACCCTGGGGTCTGAATCCCATGTCAGGTCTCATAGTATTCTGAATGGTTTATGTTTGGCATacagtcaaagtcaactttattgtcaattctgcatatgtacaggacatagaggggattgaaatgctgtttctctctgatcccagGTGTAAACATATAGttagacagaacatataagtacgcaaaacaaaacatataagTACGCAAAACAATAAGTACTCAGAACATAGTACACAGTACGACAGTATGCAGTCATAAGGCACATGGTGGATAGGATGAGAGTAGTACTGGAATAGTGCAAAAATGGATTGAGAGTGCAAAAATACTTCATTCATACAGCATCATTTGTGGACAAAAGTATCAGACTATCAGGAGCCTGTCTTGTTttcaaaactgtaaatattGCGATTCTTAATTCACATGATGACCTGACTGCTGTGATTTCTGGTTCCCTGGGAACTATGGGACCAAAACCCTGGGGTTAGAAAAGGACCATGATGCACCCtgatgtcctccctcctctctcttgtctttAGGGATGCATCACTGATGAGGACTGTGGGAAGGGAAGGTATTGCCTTAATGTCATGCACGGCTCCAAGTGTTTGCCTTGCAAAGCAATCGATGTGGTGAGTGAACctgagttttctttttatatggGCACCTTAGTCTTATTCTGATTAGTTTTCTCTAAAAGGCACTCTTCCCCAGGTCtgtcgctctcacacacacactcacagagtcACGTCAGTCGGTAGCAGCTGGAGTTTCACTTCAGCTGCATTGCAGTGTGTCTACAAGTGTAATTGGAGTGTGTTGTGGTGAACGCTGCGTCCTATGAGCTTCATCTGAAAGGAGAGCACATGTCAAGGTTAAATCTCTCGAGCTTCCACTCCCTCTTGTCTCACTCACtggatgtaaaaaacaaacagcattagTAATGACAGTCTTCTCTGTAGAGACTCAGCTACTGGTTTTTAattcagtcttttattttactgctgaTTCTGTAGTTTTAATTGAACCGATTGGTCTCCGAGTATCAGAGTAAAGAGCAACGCAAAGGGTTAAGATAATTGGCAGTCTGTCAAACAACAGTGAGCAGGGataataaatacacagaggACAGGATCTGTGTCTTATCAAAGGTGCTGCACAGGAAAACTCTGCATGGAAATTATCAGTTCCCTGGAACTTTCTCTTCCTGCATTCAGAGACCTGCTGACCCACAATCTCATTAATATTTAAccaaagagaaaacagcagacgtaacactgaaatgtgtttttcagctgtAACCTCAgtcagtttctttttaaatataatttttgggGCAGATAAAGAGAGTAATTTATGCAGTTTTAAATCAGCATTTAATGTGTTAAACCGtggactgaatataaagatggatgacacgtctccactccctcccactatccagaaatgaagttaaaacatgctggatacgaacgctgccatcttgccaTTTGGAGCAGGATTCTGTGCAGCAGCCAAGGCAGAGGGGTCCCTGTGATATACTGAaattcatcagtgtgataagaacgacctcaaataataaaaaacatctttgagaaaaagttaTTTAACGTCTAGTTTGACTtgactatactgcagccagccaccaggtggggATCGAGACTCTCTGGCTCCTCTGTTgtggagcagtcatgtcatccatctttatatacagtgtatgggTTGGACATGGTGTAAACGCCACTGTTTCAAACCGTCACGTGTGTGCAAGGCCAATGCTGAGATGTGTATATTAAAGTTAACACTGTCACATCAGCCCCACCTCCCTCGCCCCCCCAACCCAGTTCTTAGCATTTTTCAGTTAGGCTCAGAGCTGAGGGGTGAAGTTAATGTGAGATTCAGCCTTGTTCAACTGGAGGCTCATATCTTAAAGTTACTAAAAGAGTTTGATGTCTGCTGAAATGTGGAGACGGTTTCGTCTGTGCTTTCAGTCGTGCACTAAAGACGAGGAGTGCTGTGCtgatgagctgtgtgtgtggggtcagtGCAGCCCAAATGCAACTAAAGGGGACGCTGGCAGCACTTGTCAATACCAGACGGACTGCAGCCCAGACCTCTGCTGTGCTTTCCATAAAGGTACAACACAGCACATCACATACATACTGCAGTATAACGGTGATAGCCTGTGGCGCTTTTTGattttccctccatctgtcccattgttgtgaacgcgatatctcaagaacactcttagggaatttcttcaaatttggttcaaatgttcacttggacttcaggatgaactgatttaaatttggtgctcaaaggtcaaggtcagtgtgacctcacaaaacgtTTTTCGTCTCTTGAATAGGATATTTtaagtctgcctttagggaatttcttcaactctTTACCAGTTGTTactcaaagatgaactaatACGTTTTTCGTGGTCAATAAAACATTAGCCTGGGGAAAAAAGTATGTccactgaaactgcactgtttGGTGGAGGCCTACAACTacagggcagtaattctagtcCTTTGTGTGTTCAGCCCTGCTCTTCCCTGTGTGCTTGGCCAAGCCCATTGAGCGTGAGCGCTGCTTCGGTGCCTCCAACCACCTGGCGGAGCTGTTGTCCTGGGACAGTCAGGACAAGGGACCACGAAAACACTGTCCCTGTGCAGGAGATCTCCACTGCCAGCACCTCGGGCACGTACAATCAATTTAACAGAGCAGAATcctatgtttgtgtttttttgttgattgTCAAAATAAATCCAGGATATTAAATCTATGCagttcatgtttttctctttaaccACAATGCTGTGcgtttttctctttcaacagGAGAGGCTCCATGTGTCTGAAAGGAGAAGATTCTAGTGAAGAGGACATGGCAGACACACTATACTCAGAGATAGACTATATAATCTAGACAGCTTCATTTGATTCACATTGCCTTGGAAACAACTAGACTGAGATCTCCTCCACTCTAGAGCTTTGCACTTTCTGTTATCCAGCTCAATCCAAAGTCAAAAAGTAATACAGCACTGAAAgtagagaaaaatatatttattttatttgctgtaaTTAAGACCTGAAGTTAATAATTCTTCAAGGTGtctgaaaatgtagaaataaaagtctctaagaaaagacaggaaactGTGTCAATACTAAACACCGGTTTCTTCTATTTACTGCAATTCTATATTTTATCTTAAGTCTAATCCTACTAATAAACATTGCAGGTGACAACTGTAAACACTGAATACATGGAGATCATTCACCTCATTGTTTCACCTGCATGAAGCTTCAGTGGAACATGTGTAATTTCTAATCTGTTGAAAGGAATCTGTCAACATTaggctgctgctgccagtgacaacagcagtttgtctttttgtcatGAAGGAGCTTTtcccttcttttatttttcaacataaaTATAATTCTGGCTGCTTGTTTATGTGtagagtttctttttttccttcaacaCGTTCTCCTGTTGTGCTGCTTGATCCTCGTAGAGCTGCTGtcaacagccagtggccggaggcattatgttttcaggttgtccgtctgtctgtccaatTCTCGTGAATGCGAaatctcaagaacgccttgaggaaATAACTTCGGATTTGGCACAAACGTTCTCTTGGActcaaacatgaactgattagattttggtggctggaggtcaaaggtcagggtcacTGTGACCACTCAAAACATGTGATGTGAATAATATCTCAGGAATAAGTTAAGGGAATCCTCTCAAATTTGGCACACATTTGATACAtatcacagattaactgatttcagtggtcaaatgGACAAACATCTGTCCCTGTAGCTGTTATGTGCTCTTTGTCTTTCATGTACAGTACCTGAATATAATtgtgctgaatgttttttttttaacacctATTCTTGAAATTGTTTTGAGTATTTATCATAAATTGAACATGAAGttggaaacaaagacagaaaattgttatgaaaaaaaaaacactttaatactctaaaatcattttaaactattttcacacaatttaaatctcaaaagaaacataaaaaaaaaaagaatttcttCAGATATTGGCATTTCTACAGTGAATAGCTGGTGACAGCATCAGCCGCCCAGACGGGTCGTGATGCTGAGCTTCAGTCCCAGGCGCCGTTTCCCCGCTGGACTGAGGGGTCCAGCCGGGCTTTCTCCACCCTCTGGTGTCAGTCTatcaagcagcagcaggtagaagcGCCATTTACGACCCCACGCTCTATGCCAAAACCCCAGAGAGCTCCCACCCCTCGGTAAaacaccacacatacacacacgtagATGACACCAAAGACATACACCCAGTTCATATGgtgcaaataaaaccaaacaatgaAATCCACTTTCTAAATCAAAGGTTAATACAGACAACATATGATCATGAGACCTAATTGAATAATCACGTctgaagcaaaaataataatttacaacaaacaaaaacaaaaccaggatTACCTTAACATGGTTGACATGATTCATTGTACTTTGTGGTTAAGGATCAATAAGCCAATGTCTCACTAAATCTAGTGGAAGTGATGCAACAGTGGCAAAGTTCCTATAATGCACAAAGAGCAGCAGTAAGAACCAAAGAAACGACACATGAGTCATAGGGGTAGAAACAACCCCCAGTTTACAAAATTATTAATTGTTGCTTTTTTCTATTCATCAAATCTTGTGGATAAATGACACCTCAGCTGGTTGTAGAGTCACTGAGAGGTAGAGGTTTGCCTCGACCAGAGGAAGTAAGACTGGGGGAGGCTTGATAAGTAGTTCATGGATGTAAGTCCTAATCAGGAAGGTTAACAAAAGGAGGATATGACTGATTTCTCTGCTGGAGCAAAAAGGTGTGAGCAGTTGGACTTACAAGATGGTCACAGACGAATCAGTATCAACATTATGTCCAAAACAGGAAGAGGGACGTGGAGTGACGGTGGAGAGGGTGAAGGagactgatgaagatgaaaacaggGCACTCAAATAGACAGGATGCGTGACTTCCTGCCCACGTTCACAGTCCTAACGTCTCCGCACCCATCCCTGCACCTGCAACTGATTTTTCTGTACAGTATTTGATTCTTCTCTGTGTCGAATAGCTTTTGTACTTCCCTTTAAactttacagtacaatacaCTTTAGTGCACAATAAGGTTTCTGAGCCAGTCCGGGGGCTGCGGGTGGAGGCTGAGAGCACGTCTCACAGCGCTGCTTGATGTTCAAGTCACTACCAGGCCCGACACTAGGACTGACACCCAGAGCCTGGTTGCTATGCCACAGCAGCCTGATGTAAGGGAGTAACCGGAGAAGCGGTTCTCTGCACCTCAGTCCTGCCCCGGGTCTTTGGCAGGGCCTCCATCTAGGTAGATCTTGAGGGCTTTCTCCTTGCGTGGCGAGTAGCTGACACGGTGACCGGTCTTCAGCAGACGGCTGCTCTCCTTCTTCATCAACTCGTTGCGCTGGTCCTCCGACAGCTCCATAGGCTCCTCAGTGCTATCCCTGCACAGAGAAACATCACAGCGAGTTTGATCTCAAgtcacaaatattaaataaaactataCAAACAGGTTTCGAGCTGGAATCCATCACAGTTCACAGTAGGATCGATGTGATGATCGCATGTGAACCACaggttattcttttttttctgcgccattatatatttttttgtttaatttcaaatACCTTTAACACTTGCATGTTTACATCTTGAAgggaaaatattacattttgtgtTAACTGAAAAGACGGAAACATAAACCTGTCTTTGAATGTGCATAGTCGTTTATTTACCTGTAGAAGACGACAGCTCCGTCATCACAGATGTACAGAGGCCACACGTTAAGAGTCGACACCTTAGGGTTCCAGTCCAAATCCTGATGAATCTCCAACACAGAAATATCACAAGGAAACGTTCCTCTACCCtgcacacaacagacagaaagattAACTGAAATGTAACATGACATGTAAATCTAGGGGATGTTTGAGATAAATAACTTCACAAACCTTTGCAAAATCCAGGTTTTCAAGAGGAATCACACTCATTTCACTGAGCTGCAAGAAGAATAAAGAGATCAGTCACAGTGAATAGTTTCCTCTACACTAAGGTAAATGTAATTGAAGCATTGAAAGCAGGAGGGCAGtgtatgaatatgaaaaaaaacaatgtgagaGACGTGCCTTCTCCTTCAGTTCTTCTACACTGCTGCTCTCCAGAATCACTTCCTGAAAAGGTCCCAGCTTCATCGTGGCCGGGCTCCATCTCCTGGTCAAAACAGCGAGCTGCGACATGGACTTCATCTTCTCTGGTTCTGATAAAAAGATAAGggagatcacagatcacaggcCTGAAGCTGGAAGTCGAAGAAGAGCACTGTGGGTCTCTTTTAgacatatattgtatatatttaagTTTTGAGGAATTTTATTAAAAGTTGGTTTGAAATAATCTTTGAAAGAGCAAATGTTACCATTAAGGACTTCCATGAAAACTTCCCAGTTAGAGGAGATGCTGATGTCCTCCTCATAGACGTGGTAATCGAGAAACACTGTTCCTGGATTCTTCCACGTCTTTTTCCTGAGACGAacactaaacaaacacaaaaatcatGAATGTATATTTCTTATAACCACAAACTGTTATATAATAAGGATTTAGATTATTCTCCATGTAGTCTGTCAGTAATCAATTGATTTAAACAGGCTACAAATACATTGTATTTACAGACGAATGTCACACACTCAAGATGtgtgattcatttcatttgatgtaATCTCAAACACTTACCTGTCAATGCTGAGGTCAAGCTTGCAGTGCTCTTTCAGCTGAGGGAGCAGCTCCTCCTTGGACTGTCTGACAGTCATGCCCTTGGCAAACACCGTGTCCACAAGGAACTTGCAGGGCtgaagaacaaagaaaacacaatcatGAATATTATACTTCTGACATATTCATGTAATTTAAACCGAAACCCCGTCAATCATTGtgacagaaaatacattattttcttaCCTCTGTTTCATTTACTAGTAGTTGATACACTTTAACTCTGTATTCACCCTTTTTCAGTGCTCTACCCAGTCGAATGGTTATCtatgcaaacaaaaaaattacGTATTAGTTCAATTATAAACTTActttcaaaatcaaataaataaattctgaaTATTTAATCTGACCTTATTATCATCAGAGAACGATGAGAGCGTCTCGTTTAGCCGCACACTCTCAAACTCCTGGTTGTTGGCGTACACCCGGAACACCTTGAACTGCGTCGTTGTCACTCCAACGTAGGGCTCCAGATTCTGTTTAAACGCTGCTAATGTTATTCTCTTGTCCACGTGAACTACTAAACCTGAAGAGGACCACAAGAAACAGCAATTACACATTTTGTCACCATTATTCACCACAGAGAAGCAAAGATTTGCGGAATTTGTTGGacactctccctcttttccctgATCATTAGAGTCGATTatggtttgttttaaatgtaggAGGTTCAGCaagaaaactgttaaaaatatctttaaaactGATTTTTTGGAAATTTCATTccaatttttttaaaagtgcatcATAAAGAGGGCAAAAGGCCTGGTAAGGACTGAGCTGTCATGGAACATGTTTGACCGGGTGAGCTACTGATTCGTACATTTTTGTGCATCCAACGAGGAGTCATCCTGAGAACAAGGTTCTGTTCTGAAGTACAGGTACTGAGCCTCCGCCTTGCTCTTCCCGTGGTCGTCGTACTCGCTATCGGTCCCAGAGTCTTCTTCAGCAGTGTCCCACGTCTCTTTTTTGCCCTCGTGAGCTTTGGAGCGCCGGCTACTCGTGATGCTGTGCGAGTCCAGGCCATTGGCCAACTGTAAGGGCCCGCTGTCTGCATTACAAAGTGTGTCACTACTGTGGCTGGAGCTGAGGATGTCGCTGTCCACTGAGCTGGTGCTGCGGTCATTGTTCACCTCAGAGTCTGAGCGCTCCTCACAGGGGTCAGAGGAGGCACCGCCGCTGCTGCCAGCTGTGGCCCTAATCCGGTTCTCCAACTCTCTGTTGTCTGCGGCGACGCACAGCGAGGAGTTTGAGTCAGCCTCTTGGGTCGGAGACTCAATGAGTTCAAAGTCGCTGGTGTCAGAGCTTTTCTGGCTGTCGCTGTTGCTGGagccctgctgctgcagctgctgctgctgctgcagcagagacagattCTTTAACTTTTCAGTGCTCTCCTCCAGTATCGCCTCGACAGACTTCCTGTTACCACTGGACCCATCCAAGGGCACATCAGAGTCATCGCCCACTTTTTGGCAAAGAGTTCTGTTGGCCAAAGTACCAGGTGACTGCTCAGGCAGCAAGACCATGAGTCGGATCGTGTTCCCGTGACGATCCAACAGTTTCCACAAGACTGAGTCAGTGAAAGCAACCTGATGATCCGTCGACTCTGAGCTCTCTACGAAAacctggattaaaaaaaaaaagaattaaaacagatgaaaatcaAACTTAACAGTGTCAAAAATGTAAAgtgtaataatatttttaacatGGAATCACAAAAGccaaaattgaaaataaattaaggAGACCTTGTTACTCCTGAAGAATCCCTCAGCTTTCAAGGTCTTGTTTGGAACATAGAGGAGCCGGAGGTCGTTGTAGCAGCGCTCAAGGACCACACGCATGGCTTCTGCTGATAGCCCTGCAGCCTATAAAGAAACACATAGACG contains these protein-coding regions:
- the dkk3a gene encoding dickkopf-related protein 3a, with product MMRISLLVLALAAVCDGILPEIVYPGVDHILEDYSAPGQTEPGRPLVEVEQLQEAPQQNPQDATHPRDIDSVSPDPGNLPPDHHNESASDKVIDNESVHTSSVDLENHNVTTTTVPYSDLGNTIDHGCITDEDCGKGRYCLNVMHGSKCLPCKAIDVSCTKDEECCADELCVWGQCSPNATKGDAGSTCQYQTDCSPDLCCAFHKALLFPVCLAKPIERERCFGASNHLAELLSWDSQDKGPRKHCPCAGDLHCQHLGRGSMCLKGEDSSEEDMADTLYSEIDYII